A single genomic interval of Fimbriimonadaceae bacterium harbors:
- a CDS encoding S9 family peptidase → MPKRPIRADDLQRIQFVGDPQVSPDGARVLFAKKHVGENNKYVTNLYTVDRDGNVAQWTQGEAGAGSGRWSPDGDAIAFVSGREKPSAQIFLLSIHGGEARKLTSLPEGSIGGIRWSPDGTKIAFTFREQEPDRTEKAKKEREEKGLSSPPWVMEDIWYRLDGDGYFGPQRHAIYVVEVASGETKKLYDACPIGMYSYDWSPDSTELIVAHSANKRPMAEPPNDQLYRVSLKGQAWMLEGLPKGEKGSVRWSPDGTRIAYAGDVDENDPWGVRNTKLYVVDAKGGDPTCLTAGDDFCLSASTISDTRDSSHSASCEWLPDGKHLVASIGTRGEMQVGLIDAEKGGVTLLTKGWHVIGAGNVSKDGRWLACTFGDAASLDEVALYDLKERPEWPKRMTDLNQAFYEEIELSVPEEVWLDSTDDVKVQAWVMKPIGYLPPKRYPAVLEIHGGPHTQYGWAFFHEFQVLAAEGYVVVFSNPRGSKGYGEAHCAAIRGDWGNKDWEDIQTVTRWMQHQPYIHPGRIGVMGGSYGGYMTNWVIGHTKEFRAAITDRCVSNMVSMAGSSDFPFNKDGYFGGVAWSSLDKIAPLWRQSPIAYFEGVTTPTLIIHSEGDLRCNIEQSEQVFTALQQEGIESRFVRYPSTTSHGMSRSGPPDLRLHRLGEITRWWGKHLK, encoded by the coding sequence ATGCCCAAGCGTCCTATTCGAGCCGACGACCTCCAACGCATCCAGTTCGTCGGAGACCCCCAAGTCAGCCCAGACGGCGCTCGCGTGCTGTTCGCCAAGAAGCACGTCGGCGAGAACAACAAGTACGTCACCAACCTCTACACGGTGGATCGGGACGGCAACGTCGCCCAATGGACGCAGGGGGAGGCCGGCGCCGGTTCGGGACGGTGGTCGCCGGACGGCGACGCGATCGCCTTCGTGAGCGGGCGAGAAAAGCCTTCGGCCCAGATCTTCCTCCTCTCCATTCACGGAGGCGAGGCGCGCAAACTCACGTCGCTGCCCGAGGGCTCCATCGGGGGCATCCGTTGGTCGCCGGACGGCACGAAGATCGCCTTCACGTTCCGCGAGCAGGAACCGGATCGAACCGAGAAGGCGAAGAAGGAGCGCGAGGAGAAGGGGCTCAGCTCCCCCCCGTGGGTGATGGAGGACATCTGGTACCGGCTCGACGGCGACGGCTATTTCGGACCCCAACGCCACGCGATCTACGTGGTGGAGGTGGCGAGCGGGGAGACGAAGAAGCTCTACGACGCGTGTCCGATCGGGATGTACTCGTACGACTGGTCTCCCGATTCTACGGAGCTGATCGTCGCGCACTCCGCAAACAAGCGGCCCATGGCCGAGCCGCCGAACGATCAGCTTTACCGGGTGTCCCTCAAGGGCCAGGCGTGGATGCTGGAGGGACTTCCCAAAGGCGAGAAGGGCTCCGTGCGCTGGTCGCCCGACGGAACGCGAATCGCCTACGCGGGCGACGTCGACGAAAACGATCCCTGGGGCGTGCGCAACACCAAACTCTACGTCGTCGACGCCAAAGGAGGCGACCCGACGTGCCTCACCGCCGGCGACGACTTCTGTCTCTCCGCCTCCACGATCAGCGATACGCGCGACTCGTCGCACTCGGCTAGCTGCGAGTGGTTGCCCGACGGCAAGCATCTGGTGGCGTCGATCGGAACCCGGGGGGAGATGCAGGTGGGGCTCATCGACGCCGAGAAGGGCGGCGTCACGCTCCTCACGAAGGGTTGGCACGTCATCGGTGCCGGCAACGTTTCGAAGGACGGCCGCTGGCTCGCCTGCACGTTCGGCGACGCGGCCAGCCTCGACGAGGTCGCCCTCTACGACCTGAAAGAGCGCCCCGAGTGGCCCAAGCGCATGACCGATCTCAACCAGGCGTTCTACGAAGAGATCGAGCTGAGCGTCCCCGAAGAGGTTTGGCTCGACTCCACCGACGACGTGAAGGTGCAGGCGTGGGTCATGAAGCCGATCGGCTATCTGCCGCCCAAGCGCTACCCCGCCGTCCTCGAAATCCACGGCGGACCCCACACGCAGTATGGATGGGCCTTCTTCCACGAGTTCCAGGTGCTGGCCGCAGAGGGGTACGTGGTGGTGTTCTCCAATCCGCGCGGGTCCAAGGGGTACGGCGAAGCCCACTGCGCCGCGATTCGCGGCGACTGGGGCAACAAGGATTGGGAGGACATCCAGACCGTCACCCGATGGATGCAGCACCAACCCTACATCCACCCCGGCCGCATAGGCGTCATGGGCGGCAGCTATGGCGGTTACATGACCAACTGGGTGATCGGCCACACGAAGGAGTTCCGCGCGGCCATCACCGACCGTTGCGTCTCGAACATGGTCTCCATGGCGGGAAGCAGCGACTTCCCGTTCAACAAGGACGGTTACTTCGGGGGCGTGGCGTGGAGTTCGTTGGACAAGATCGCGCCGCTGTGGAGGCAGTCGCCGATCGCCTACTTCGAAGGGGTGACGACGCCGACCCTCATCATCCACAGCGAAGGCGATCTGCGGTGCAACATCGAACAGAGCGAGCAGGTGTTCACCGCTCTCCAGCAAGAGGGTATCGAATCGCGCTTCGTCCGCTATCCGAGCACCACCTCGCACGGAATGAGCCGCTCAGGCCCGCCCGATCTGAGGCTTCACCGCCTTGGGGAGATCACCCGGTGGTGGGGCAAACACCTCAAGTAG
- a CDS encoding SPFH domain-containing protein, whose amino-acid sequence MFVSFRIADPVRALLEHESWQLAMHAVVQVALREVVTGTTADEMLAARGTLGTQIAERVRPRFAELGLELEGSIDVRDITFPGDLKRAFAKVLLARKEGEAALERARGEQAALRSLANSARLIAEHPGLLHLRALQAAEQGATVVFGELPPGTAPG is encoded by the coding sequence GTGTTCGTTTCGTTCCGCATCGCGGACCCCGTGCGCGCCCTCCTCGAGCACGAGAGCTGGCAACTGGCGATGCACGCGGTCGTCCAGGTGGCGCTCCGCGAGGTGGTGACCGGCACGACGGCGGACGAGATGCTCGCGGCCAGAGGAACCCTCGGCACCCAGATCGCCGAGCGGGTCCGGCCGCGCTTTGCCGAGCTTGGCCTCGAGCTCGAGGGGAGCATCGACGTGCGCGACATCACGTTCCCAGGCGATCTCAAGCGGGCCTTCGCCAAGGTGCTGCTGGCCCGGAAGGAGGGCGAGGCCGCGCTGGAACGCGCCCGAGGAGAGCAGGCCGCCCTGCGAAGCCTCGCCAACTCGGCGCGTTTGATCGCCGAGCACCCGGGTCTCCTCCACCTCCGCGCGCTGCAAGCCGCGGAGCAGGGGGCGACCGTCGTGTTCGGGGAGCTTCCCCCGGGAACCGCCCCAGGATGA
- a CDS encoding sulfite exporter TauE/SafE family protein — protein sequence MAAADPLSLLIFVVAGAAASAINSVAGGGSLVSFPVLVAMGVPSLPANATNSVALWPGSLAGALGFRNLLPKTGHHLRTLAIPTFLGALVGALLLVNTGQKTFDLAVPVLILGATLLLAFQRRIKTWATRTSLHIPVAGGMAIQFFVAVYGGYFGAGMGIMMLAAFSLFVEGNIHELNAMKTWLGLFINFAASVLLLQQGLVVLVPALALTVGSIGGGYWAARVSQRVDSEKLRVWIAAYGFVMSAVFIWRALGR from the coding sequence ATGGCCGCTGCCGACCCGCTCTCCCTGTTGATCTTCGTCGTCGCGGGGGCGGCGGCGTCGGCGATCAACTCGGTCGCGGGGGGCGGATCCCTGGTCTCGTTTCCCGTCTTGGTGGCGATGGGTGTGCCGTCGCTGCCCGCCAACGCGACGAACTCCGTGGCGCTGTGGCCTGGCTCGCTTGCGGGCGCGTTGGGGTTTCGCAACCTGCTTCCCAAGACCGGGCATCACCTGCGCACCCTCGCGATCCCGACGTTCCTCGGGGCCTTGGTGGGCGCCCTGCTGCTCGTCAACACGGGCCAGAAGACGTTCGACCTGGCGGTCCCCGTGTTGATTTTGGGCGCCACCCTCCTGCTTGCCTTCCAACGGCGCATCAAGACGTGGGCGACCCGGACGTCGCTCCACATCCCGGTGGCCGGAGGCATGGCCATCCAGTTCTTCGTGGCGGTTTACGGAGGGTACTTCGGCGCGGGGATGGGCATCATGATGCTCGCGGCGTTCTCGCTCTTCGTGGAGGGGAACATCCACGAGCTGAACGCGATGAAGACGTGGCTGGGCCTGTTCATCAACTTCGCCGCCAGCGTTCTGCTGCTGCAACAGGGGCTGGTCGTGCTCGTGCCCGCTCTCGCCCTGACGGTGGGGTCTATCGGAGGGGGCTACTGGGCCGCGCGGGTGTCGCAGCGCGTCGATTCGGAGAAGCTGCGCGTCTGGATCGCGGCGTACGGGTTCGTGATGAGCGCCGTGTTCATCTGGCGAGCCCTGGGACGCTGA
- the ribH gene encoding 6,7-dimethyl-8-ribityllumazine synthase, which translates to MQGIGSRIRSLREAREPRLRQVDLARSLGLTKDEMWNIENGRTEPSARLLAKIAKELGVSVEELARPGAPAEPAGKQVEAPNDRNRVVAIVVSRWNEFVTRELRHGAEQELARSGCAVEVFEVPGAWELPVAVAALLRRGAPPSAVVALGCILQGETPHARQLASDVASSLMRLQVEHGVPVAWGVLTPDTPEQAIDRAGMKLGNKGREAALAALAMIDVLAAAGR; encoded by the coding sequence ATGCAAGGAATCGGCTCTCGGATCCGTTCGCTGCGCGAGGCGCGCGAACCGCGGCTTCGCCAGGTGGACCTTGCCCGGTCGCTCGGGCTCACCAAGGACGAGATGTGGAACATCGAGAACGGGCGGACCGAGCCCTCTGCGCGACTTCTGGCAAAGATCGCGAAGGAGTTGGGCGTTTCGGTCGAGGAGTTGGCGCGGCCGGGAGCGCCGGCGGAGCCTGCCGGGAAGCAGGTCGAGGCGCCGAACGATCGCAATCGCGTCGTCGCAATCGTCGTATCGCGCTGGAACGAGTTCGTCACGCGCGAACTGCGCCACGGCGCCGAACAGGAGCTGGCGCGATCGGGATGCGCGGTCGAGGTGTTCGAGGTGCCGGGAGCGTGGGAGCTGCCGGTCGCCGTCGCCGCGCTGCTGCGCCGCGGGGCTCCACCGTCGGCCGTGGTGGCGTTGGGGTGCATCTTGCAGGGTGAGACGCCCCACGCGAGGCAGCTCGCCTCGGATGTGGCCTCGTCGCTGATGCGGCTGCAGGTGGAGCACGGCGTTCCCGTTGCGTGGGGCGTGCTGACGCCCGACACGCCTGAGCAGGCGATCGACCGCGCGGGCATGAAGCTCGGGAACAAGGGGCGCGAAGCGGCTCTGGCCGCGCTGGCCATGATCGACGTCTTGGCGGCCGCCGGGCGGTGA